The following DNA comes from Ignavibacteria bacterium.
TTAAAGATTAAAGAAGTTGCATTATTAGAACGTATCGGCAGACTTTCCAGAATTGAAAACAGCGTCCATGTAAATACAGTTTCATTATTAAATAAAAATATTTATCGGGCGAATTTACAACTTGGTAAACTAATGGAACATTCCTTGGGGTTAATATACTTACAAAGCTACTCTTCGATGATCCCTGCAATTGTATTGAATCCAAATGAACATGAAAAAATTTTAGACATTTGTTCTGCACCCGGTTCAAAAACAACTTTAATCGCCGAACTGATGAACAATAGAGGATTCGTTCTAGCAAACGAGATTTCTATTGAGCGAATAAAAATGCTCGCTTCAAACATCGATCGATTAGGAATTACAAACACAGCGATTTCCAATTTTAATGGTGCGCTGCTATCAAAATATTTTACAAATTACTTTGATAAAGTTATTGTCGATCCACCCTGCAGTGCGTTAGGTTCGCATCAGGAAAGTTCGAAGAAAAGACTTGAAAGAAATATCAAACGGATTGATAAACTAAGCGAGATTCAATTTAGATTACTTGTCGCGGCGTCAAAAGTCCTGAAGCTTGGCGGCGAATTAGTCTATTCAACTTGCACTACAACACGTGTAGAGAACGAATTGCTCATCCATAAATTTGTAAATAAATATCCATTCGTAATCGTTGATACGAAACTCTCCGAACATTTTGGGGAAAATTTGATTGGGAAAAAAATTTCATCTGATTTATCTAAGACACTTCGATTAGAACCAGAAGTCGTT
Coding sequences within:
- a CDS encoding RsmB/NOP family class I SAM-dependent RNA methyltransferase; this encodes MKKLNFSQFRVNSLKIKEVALLERIGRLSRIENSVHVNTVSLLNKNIYRANLQLGKLMEHSLGLIYLQSYSSMIPAIVLNPNEHEKILDICSAPGSKTTLIAELMNNRGFVLANEISIERIKMLASNIDRLGITNTAISNFNGALLSKYFTNYFDKVIVDPPCSALGSHQESSKKRLERNIKRIDKLSEIQFRLLVAASKVLKLGGELVYSTCTTTRVENELLIHKFVNKYPFVIVDTKLSEHFGENLIGKKISSDLSKTLRLEPEVVDSEGFFIAKLKKVDEVKDENQSVINFNSKIQVLDSTDDFISNILESLNEKYGINESLWKQYLYYHKGDDLYFISHTDFDFNSIPIHRIGLKLASFDKKTGWRLST